In the Theobroma cacao cultivar B97-61/B2 chromosome 1, Criollo_cocoa_genome_V2, whole genome shotgun sequence genome, one interval contains:
- the LOC18614439 gene encoding UPF0481 protein At3g47200 yields the protein MAANTDQEIAPLNENNDQPKDSAIDIPEEDSEPGRECCIYKVPRRFRAGNEEAYTPHLISIGPTHHGDPNLAPMEFQKKRYYDKFLRKTSEKTLKDFMSSIELNVIRIGRCYDVQSIYMLEASQLIEIIFHDAVFIITLFLSDWAKKQEFTDEDYYHDEEEDDYYDLNQSALLRVKLLTDLMLLENQLPFFVLEDLYKLVFLSSNEYSSLDLAKLASNEYSFLDLACSYFGIKKDPSFKKKKIKHFTDLIRYQVLMNCPKLDNDIHMGNHNMHSATKLHDAGVQFKSTTVKDYFRVMFNGVSYICNKIGDFEFEGFGNMVVDDVLGSTKYGLLEVEFKKGVLKLLTIDVEYETEIRFRNLMAFEQYYYPKKAYFCSYIKLLDSLVDTNEDVDLLVKEGIIVNRLGSSEAVAKMINKLAVGVVHSTLLYGEIGMDLDQHYKNSWNRRMATLKHVYFNDLWRGTATVAAFIVVILTLMQTVLAILEKGALTK from the coding sequence ATGGCAGCAAACACCGACCAAGAAATTGCTCCACTAAATGAAAACAACGACCAACCCAAAGATTCAGCAATTGATATCCCTGAAGAAGACTCAGAGCCTGGGCGTGAGTGTTGTATTTACAAGGTCCCTAGACGTTTTCGTGCAGGAAACGAAGAAGCCTACACTCCTCACTTGATTTCAATTGGGCCTACTCATCATGGTGACCCAAATTTGGCTCCAATGGAGTTTCAAAAGAAGAGATATTACGATAAATTTCTGCGAAAGACTTCGGAGAAAACattgaaagattttatgaGCTCTATTGAACTGAATGTAATACGTATAGGCAGGTGTTATGACGTCCAGTCTATCTATATGTTGGAGGCTTCCCAGCTTATTGAGATAATATTCCATGATGCAGTTTTTATCATTACGCTTTTCTTGAGTGATTGGGcgaaaaaacaagaattcacCGACGAGGACTACTACCATGATGAGGAGGAGGATGACTACTACGACTTAAACCAAAGTGCATTGTTAAGAGTTAAACTTCTAACGGATCTGATGTTACTTGAAAATCAACTTCCGTTCTTCGTCCTTGAAGATCTATATAAGttagtttttctttcctcCAATGAATACTCTTCTCTTGATCTTGCTAAGCTAGCCTCCAATGAATACTCTTTTCTTGATCTTGCTTGCTCGTATTTCGGTATAAAAAAAGATCCAtcattcaagaaaaagaagattaaaCATTTTACGGATTTAATTAGATATCAAGTGTTGATGAATTGTCCAAAGTTGGACAATGATATACATATGGGAAACCACAACATGCATAGTGCAACGAAATTACATGACGCTGGTGTTCAGTTTAAAAGTACTACAGTTAAAGATTACTTTCGTGTTATGTTTAATGGTGTTTCATATATTTGTAATAAGATTGGTGATTTTGAGTTTGAAGGTTTTGGCAATATGGTTGTGGATGATGTGCTTGGATCTACTAAGTACGGCTTGCTTGAGGTAGAATTTAAGAAGGGAGTGCTAAAATTGTTAACTATTGATGTGGAGTACGAGACTGAGATTCGTTTTAGAAACTTGATGGCCTTCGAACAATATTACTATCCAAAAAAGGCTTATTTTTGTAGTTATATTAAATTACTAGACTCTCTTGTTGACACTAATGAAGATGTAGATTTATTGGTAAAAGAAGGGATTATTGTCAATAGATTGGGTAGCAGTGAAGCTGTGGCAAAAATGATTAACAAGCTTGCGGTGGGAGTTGTACATTCAACTTTGCTCTATGGTGAAATCGGTATGGATCTAGACCAGcattataaaaattcttgGAACCGTAGAATGGCAACCTTAAAGCATGTCTATTTTAACGATCTTTGGAGAGGAACTGCGACTGTTGCTGCTTTTATCGTGGTGATACTCACTCTCATGCAAACCGTATTGGCAATCTTAGAAAAAGGAGCACTCACAAAATAA
- the LOC18614440 gene encoding UPF0481 protein At3g47200 — protein sequence MANTDQESDPLIENNHQPQDSVIEIPVEVLELAPECCIYKVPSRFREANQKAYIPQLISIGPLHHGNENLATMERQKLRYYKKFSERTCEKTLKQFESYIEDHAEGICRCYEIQCILLLEAPKFKKIILHDAVFIIELFLRESENYSDDDFLSRKALLSVELPTDLMLLENQLPLFVLKELYNLAFPNSGISFLELACWYFDIHTDRSLKEKEIKHFTDLIRYQVVSNRPRNIDRSRIHNIYNASMLHEAGVKFTGVKSGIFKIGRSTINNTINSLLDVDFEKGELKLPAIDVAYESETRFRNLMAFEQCHYPYKAHFCSYIQLLDSLVDTSEDVDLLVKERIIVNRLGSSAAVADMINNLAVGIVHSTTLYGKIGRDLNQYNDNSWNHRWAALKHVYFNNLWRGTATVAAFIVVVLTLTQTILAILERVKPTK from the coding sequence ATGGCAAACACCGACCAAGAAAGTGATCCACTAATTGAAAACAACCACCAACCCCAAGATTCGGTAATTGAAATCCCTGTAGAAGTCTTAGAGCTTGCGCCTGAGTGTTGTATTTACAAGGTCCCTAGTCGTTTTCGTGAAGCAAACCAAAAAGCCTACATTCCTCAGTTGATTTCAATAGGGCCTCTTCATCATGGTAACGAAAATTTGGCTACAATGGAACGGCAAAAGCTGAGATATTACAAGAAATTTTCAGAAAGGACTTGTGAGAAGACATTGAAACAATTTGAGAGCTACATCGAAGATCATGCAGAAGGTATATGTAGGTGTTATGAAATCCAGTGTATTCTTTTGTTAGAGGCTCCCAAGTTTAAGAAGATAATATTACATGATGcagtttttataattgagcTCTTCTTGAGGGAAAGTGAAAATTATTCCGACGATGACTTCTTAAGCCGCAAAGCATTGTTAAGTGTCGAACTTCCAACAGATTTGATGTTACTTGAAAATCAACTCCCGTTGTTTGTCCTTAAAGAACTATATAACCTAGCATTTCCTAACTCTGGTATCTCTTTTCTCGAACTTGCTTGTTGGTACTTCGATATCCATACTGATCGatcattgaaagaaaaagagattaaaCATTTTACGGATTTAATTAGATACCAAGTAGTGAGTAATCGTCCGCGAAACATTGATCGGTCGAGAATCCACAATATCTACAATGCATCGATGTTGCATGAGGCTGGTGTGAAGTTTACTGGTGTTAAAAGTGGTATATTTAAGATTGGTAGGAGTACAATTAATAATACTATAAACAGCTTGCTTGACGTAGACTTTGAGAAGGGAGAGCTAAAACTCCCAGCTATTGATGTAGCGTATGAAAGTGAGACTCGTTTCAGAAATCTGATGGCTTTCGAACAATGTCACTATCCATATAAGGCTCACTTTTGTAGTTATATTCAATTACTAGACTCTCTTGTTGACACTAGTGAAGATGTAGATTTACTGGTAAAGGAAAGAATTATTGTCAATAGATTGGGTAGCAGTGCAGCTGTGGCGGATATGATTAACAATCTTGCAGTGGGAATTGTACATTCAACTACGCTCTATGGCAAAATCGGACGTGATCTAAACCAGTACAATGATAATTCTTGGAATCATAGATGGGCAGCCTTGAAGCATGTCTACTTCAACAATCTTTGGAGAGGAACTGCGACTGTTGCTGCTTTTATTGTGGTGGTACTCACTCTTACGCAAACTATATTGGCAATCTTGGAACGAGTAAAGCCCACAAAATAA
- the LOC108663680 gene encoding putative UPF0481 protein At3g02645, with product MANTDQEIAPFIEKSQQPQDLAIDIPEEDLEPAPECCIYKVPRRFREAKENAYTPTLISIGPLHRGKTNLGRMESQKQRYYKKFCQRTSKKTLEEFVSFIQEHLNRICKCYQVQFVFRTESEASKFTEMILYDAVFIIEYFLRNFEREVNDFLFHREWLSVELQTDLMLLENQLPFFLLEDLYNLAFATSDKPSFLHLARLYFKVDEDQTLDQKGIKHFTDLIRRHQVRTHPSNLVEKTNNRYSATMLRAVGVRFKAVDDCLLNVKFEEGVLKIPSFRVEYETETVFRNLIAFEQCHYPSEAYFCGYIQLLDSLVDVAEDVNLLIKMGIISHRMGSGAAVANMINNLMVGVTSLCYYTIGEDLKQYYRDPLNQIGAKISHAVENPLKVASIYFGIFTIIQTIVAILDRVKPVK from the coding sequence ATGGCAAACACCGACCAAGAAATTGCTccatttattgaaaaaagcCAGCAACCCCAAGATTTGGCAATTGATATCCCTGAAGAAGACTTAGAGCCTGCGCCTGAGTGTTGTATTTACAAAGTCCCTAGACGTTTTcgtgaagcaaaagaaaatgccTACACTCCAACTTTGATTTCAATAGGACCTCTTCATCGTGGTAAGACAAATTTGGGTCGAATGGAGTCCCAAAAGCAGAGatattacaaaaaattttgtcaaaGGACTTCCAAGAAGACATTGGAAGAATTTGTGAGCTTCATCCAAGAGCATTTAAATCGTATATGCAAGTGTTATCAAGTCCAATTTGTCTTTAGGACTGAGTCGGAGGCTTCCAAGTTTACGGAGATGATACTATATGATGCAGTTTTTATCATTGAGTACTTCTTGAGGAACTTTGAAAGAGAAGTCAACGACTTCTTATTCCATAGAGAATGGTTAAGTGTTGAACTTCAAACGGATTTAATGTTACTTGAAAATCAACTCCCGTTCTTTCTCCTTGAAGATCTATATAACCTAGCTTTCGCTACTTCTGATAAACCCTCTTTTCTCCATCTTGCTCGCCTGTACTTCAAAGTCGATGAAGACCAAACATTAGACCAAAAGGGGATTAAACACTTCACAGATTTGATTAGACGCCATCAAGTGAGAACTCACCCTTCAAACTTGGTTGAGAAAACCAACAACAGATACAGTGCAACGATGTTGCGTGCTGTTGGTGTTCGGTTTAAAGCTGTAGACGACTGCTTGCTTAATGTCAAATTTGAGGAGGGAGTGCTAAAAATCCCATCTTTTCGTGTGGAGTATGAAACTGAGACTGTTTTTAGAAACCTAATAGCCTTCGAGCAATGTCACTATCCAAGTGAGGCCTATTTTTGTGGTTATATTCAACTACTGGATTCTCTTGTTGATGTCGCTGAAGATGTAAATTTACTGATTAAAATGGGGATTATTTCTCATAGAATGGGGAGCGGTGCAGCTGTGGCAAATATGATTAATAATCTTATGGTGGGAGTTACAAGTTTGTGCTATTATACAATCGGAGAGGATCTAAAACAGTATTATCGAGATCCTCTTAACCAGATTGGAGCAAAAATATCCCATGCTGTTGAAAATCCTTTGAAAGTGGCATCGATTTATTTTGGGATTTTCACTATCATACAAACTATAGTGGCAATCTTGGATCGAGTAAAGCCCGTAAAATAA